In a single window of the Olivibacter sp. SDN3 genome:
- a CDS encoding MarC family protein, which translates to MFFNFKEIASITMILFAIIDILGSIPIIIDLRQKAGKIESGKASIVAMILMIAFLFVGESMLKLIGIDVASFAIAGSLVIFFIAMEMVLGMTFFKDDSFETASIVPLAFPLIAGAGTMTTILSLKSEYQTQNIIVGILINIGIIYLVLKNTYRLEKLLGRTGLAVLRKAFGVILLAIAIKLFRSNTGL; encoded by the coding sequence ATGTTTTTTAATTTCAAAGAAATCGCTTCCATCACCATGATTCTCTTTGCGATCATAGATATCCTAGGGTCTATACCTATCATCATTGATCTTCGCCAAAAAGCAGGGAAAATTGAATCCGGGAAAGCAAGTATTGTTGCTATGATACTCATGATTGCTTTCCTCTTTGTAGGAGAGAGCATGTTAAAGCTTATAGGAATCGATGTAGCATCATTCGCCATTGCGGGTTCACTGGTTATTTTCTTTATTGCGATGGAAATGGTGTTGGGGATGACATTTTTTAAGGATGACTCATTTGAAACAGCATCGATTGTTCCACTTGCTTTTCCATTGATAGCAGGAGCAGGCACCATGACTACAATCCTATCCCTTAAATCAGAGTATCAAACACAAAATATCATCGTAGGTATATTGATTAACATAGGAATTATTTACTTAGTCCTGAAGAACACCTATCGGCTCGAAAAACTATTGGGACGCACAGGTCTAGCTGTACTACGCAAAGCATTTGGAGTTATTTTACTTGCTATAGCCATAAAGCTTTTTAGAAGTAACACTGGATTGTAG
- a CDS encoding DUF3276 family protein: protein MGDFDNKEREEVFSRKVRAGKRTYFFDVKATRSNDYYVTITESKKRLEDGVFVKHKIFLYKEDFEKFAEGLSETVEYIKAHQDVVEKRYEFSENGVAADSKKDDFSF from the coding sequence ATGGGAGATTTTGACAACAAAGAACGGGAAGAAGTTTTTTCAAGAAAGGTAAGAGCAGGTAAGCGAACCTATTTTTTTGATGTAAAAGCCACGAGATCGAATGATTACTATGTAACGATTACAGAAAGTAAAAAAAGATTGGAAGATGGTGTATTTGTGAAGCATAAAATTTTCTTATACAAAGAGGATTTTGAGAAATTTGCAGAAGGGCTTAGTGAAACAGTGGAGTATATTAAGGCCCATCAGGATGTAGTGGAAAAACGCTACGAATTTAGTGAGAACGGAGTAGCAGCTGACTCTAAGAAGGATGATTTTTCATTCTAA
- a CDS encoding lmo0937 family membrane protein: MRTLFYIIAVILLIGWALGTFVYAVGNLIYILLVLAIVALVLGLAKRNTRKT, translated from the coding sequence ATGAGAACCTTATTTTACATCATAGCCGTAATACTTCTAATCGGCTGGGCTTTAGGAACATTTGTATATGCCGTAGGTAATTTGATATACATATTGCTGGTATTGGCGATAGTAGCTCTAGTACTGGGATTGGCAAAAAGGAACACCAGAAAGACCTAA
- a CDS encoding acetyl-CoA carboxylase carboxyltransferase subunit alpha, with amino-acid sequence METTFDFEKPIADLLLQIEKVTQVADKTKVDMSATLAELQVKLEEARKEIYSNLNGWQKVQMSRHPDRPQTLDYISMICEDFIELHGDRTVRDDKAIIGGLASINGRSIMIIGHQKGKNTKERQYRNFGMANPEGYRKALRLMRMAEKFGKPVVCFIDTMGAYPGLEAEERGQGEAIARNLLEMAVLKVPIICIIVGEGASGGALGIGVGDKVYMLEHTWYSVISPESCSSILWRSWDYKEKAAECLKLTSENMYSNGLIDGIIPEPLGGAHQNPVQMGETIKEKLLRDIEELGKKKTDKLVSDRIEKFCAMGVVIE; translated from the coding sequence ATGGAAACAACATTTGATTTTGAAAAACCTATAGCAGACTTGCTTTTGCAAATTGAGAAGGTGACGCAGGTAGCTGATAAAACCAAGGTGGATATGTCTGCCACACTTGCTGAGTTGCAAGTGAAATTGGAAGAAGCTCGCAAAGAGATTTATAGCAATCTGAATGGCTGGCAAAAAGTTCAGATGTCTCGCCATCCCGATCGTCCACAAACATTGGACTATATCAGTATGATCTGTGAAGATTTTATAGAGCTTCACGGGGATCGCACCGTGCGTGATGATAAAGCCATTATTGGGGGGTTGGCTTCTATTAATGGCCGTTCTATAATGATTATAGGTCATCAAAAAGGTAAGAATACAAAAGAACGCCAGTATCGAAATTTTGGCATGGCAAATCCAGAAGGTTATCGTAAGGCACTTCGTTTAATGCGTATGGCAGAAAAATTTGGTAAGCCTGTTGTGTGTTTTATTGATACGATGGGCGCCTACCCGGGGTTAGAGGCAGAGGAAAGGGGGCAGGGGGAAGCTATCGCTCGTAATCTCTTAGAAATGGCTGTACTTAAAGTACCTATAATCTGTATTATCGTAGGGGAAGGCGCTTCGGGTGGGGCTTTAGGGATTGGTGTAGGAGATAAGGTTTATATGCTTGAACACACTTGGTATTCTGTGATTTCTCCGGAGTCCTGCTCATCCATCTTATGGCGTAGCTGGGATTATAAAGAAAAAGCAGCAGAATGTTTGAAGCTTACTTCTGAAAACATGTATAGTAATGGACTTATTGACGGAATAATTCCAGAGCCGTTGGGTGGTGCCCATCAAAACCCGGTTCAGATGGGGGAGACAATCAAAGAAAAGTTGTTAAGAGATATTGAAGAATTGGGTAAAAAGAAAACCGATAAACTGGTTAGTGATCGGATAGAGAAGTTTTGTGCGATGGGTGTAGTTATAGAGTAA
- a CDS encoding sodium:proton antiporter codes for MELYYSFSILIVLSAIFAYINERYLRLPSTIGVMVIALLVSLGLILTDKIFPHIFQEFSSFISSVDFSEVLMGAMLNFLLFAGAIHIRLDDLKEQKAPVIVFSTVSVIISTFAVGFMLFYILQALNMGIPLIQCLLFGALISPTDPIAVLGILKQAGVPKSLETKVAGESLFNDGIAVVVFIIMLQLARGENVDLSFGSISWLLIKEALGGVALGLLLGFAASRSIGKIDNYKIEVLITLAVVMGGHLVASSMHMSGPLAMVAAGLVVGNYGRKFALSEVSKDYLDKFWELIDEILNAILFLIIGFELIIITNIGDYWLIGLISIVMVLLARLVSIWLPVKIIPMKTKFDKATITILVWGGLRGGVSVALALSIDNNLNKELLLSVTYYVVLFSILVQGLTIGKLTNKAKQIASTTESA; via the coding sequence ATGGAACTATACTACTCATTTTCAATCCTAATTGTCTTATCTGCCATTTTTGCTTACATTAATGAACGTTATTTAAGGCTTCCTTCTACTATTGGAGTCATGGTAATTGCATTATTAGTTTCTTTGGGACTGATCTTGACCGATAAAATATTTCCACATATTTTTCAAGAGTTTTCTTCTTTTATCTCGTCTGTTGATTTCAGTGAGGTGCTTATGGGGGCGATGCTAAACTTTCTTCTTTTTGCTGGTGCGATCCATATACGCTTAGATGATCTTAAAGAGCAAAAAGCGCCAGTAATTGTTTTCTCTACCGTAAGTGTTATCATATCAACATTTGCAGTAGGTTTCATGCTCTTTTATATTTTACAAGCATTGAATATGGGTATCCCCTTAATCCAATGCTTACTTTTTGGGGCATTAATTTCCCCCACAGATCCGATAGCAGTACTTGGAATTTTAAAACAAGCTGGGGTCCCAAAATCGTTGGAAACCAAGGTCGCAGGAGAGTCCTTATTTAATGACGGTATTGCTGTTGTCGTATTCATCATTATGCTTCAGCTTGCACGGGGAGAGAATGTTGATCTATCTTTTGGTAGCATATCCTGGTTACTTATTAAAGAAGCTTTAGGAGGAGTTGCCTTAGGATTACTATTAGGGTTTGCTGCTTCCCGTTCTATTGGTAAAATTGATAACTATAAAATCGAAGTACTTATAACCCTGGCTGTGGTGATGGGAGGCCACCTCGTGGCCAGCAGTATGCACATGTCAGGCCCTTTAGCAATGGTAGCCGCTGGTTTAGTTGTGGGCAATTATGGTAGGAAATTTGCGTTGAGTGAAGTTTCTAAGGATTATCTAGACAAATTCTGGGAGCTGATCGACGAGATACTGAATGCTATCTTATTCCTAATTATCGGATTTGAACTTATTATCATCACCAATATTGGGGATTATTGGTTAATAGGCCTAATCAGTATCGTAATGGTTCTGTTGGCTCGTTTGGTATCCATATGGCTTCCTGTCAAGATTATTCCGATGAAAACCAAATTCGATAAAGCCACGATAACCATATTAGTATGGGGAGGGTTACGAGGTGGTGTTTCAGTAGCTTTAGCTTTATCAATCGATAATAACCTTAATAAGGAGCTATTATTATCAGTAACCTATTATGTTGTACTGTTTTCTATCTTAGTGCAGGGGCTTACCATTGGCAAGTTGACCAATAAAGCCAAACAAATTGCCTCTACTACGGAGTCTGCTTAA
- the guaA gene encoding glutamine-hydrolyzing GMP synthase, with product MQEKIIILDFGSQYTQLIARRVRELNVYCEIHPFNHLPSFDENVKGVIFSGSPSSVRQTDAPQIDFKQLHGEFPLLAVCYGAQYIAQHSGGEVTPSEIREYGRANLLFVNEESALLKNIPLDSQVWMSHGDTIKHVPEGFEIIASTDKVQVAAYHIKNTQTYGIQFHPEVTHTTNGKTLIENFVVDICGCNQDWTPDTFIETTIAELREKLQSDHVILALSGGVDSSVAAVLLHQAIGKNLHCIFVDNGLLRKDEFEQVLDSYKHMGLNIKGIDAKERFYGQLEGVTDPERKRKIIGGAFIEVFDEAAHEVQKELPVGVEVKWLGQGTIYPDVIESVSVKGPSATIKSHHNVGGLPDFMKLKVVEPLNTLFKDEVRRVGGALGIDPLILGRHPFPGPGLGIRILGDITAEKVNILQQADDIYIRNLRESGWYNKVWQAGAVFLPVQSVGVMGDERTYEYVIALRAVGSLDGMTADWIHLPYELLAKISNEIINHVKGINRVVYDISSKPPATIEWE from the coding sequence ATGCAAGAAAAAATTATTATTCTTGACTTTGGATCGCAGTACACGCAGTTGATAGCTCGCCGGGTCAGAGAGTTGAACGTATATTGTGAGATACATCCCTTCAATCATCTTCCCTCATTTGATGAAAACGTAAAGGGTGTTATTTTTTCAGGTAGCCCTTCTTCCGTTCGTCAGACAGATGCGCCGCAAATCGATTTTAAACAGCTTCATGGTGAATTTCCTTTGCTCGCGGTTTGTTATGGTGCGCAATATATAGCACAACATTCTGGGGGTGAGGTGACACCATCGGAAATCAGAGAATATGGTAGGGCGAATCTTTTATTTGTAAATGAAGAGAGTGCACTTTTAAAGAATATTCCACTAGACTCTCAGGTCTGGATGTCTCATGGCGACACTATAAAGCATGTGCCGGAGGGGTTTGAGATTATCGCTAGTACAGATAAAGTTCAAGTAGCTGCTTACCATATTAAAAACACACAGACTTATGGTATACAATTTCACCCGGAAGTAACCCATACTACCAATGGCAAAACACTTATTGAGAATTTTGTCGTCGATATCTGCGGCTGTAATCAAGATTGGACACCGGATACATTTATAGAAACAACAATAGCTGAGTTACGTGAAAAGTTGCAGAGTGATCATGTTATTTTAGCCTTATCTGGAGGAGTTGATTCCTCTGTTGCTGCAGTACTACTCCATCAGGCAATTGGTAAGAACCTTCATTGTATATTTGTAGATAATGGATTGTTGCGTAAGGACGAGTTCGAGCAAGTGTTAGATTCATACAAGCATATGGGACTAAATATAAAAGGGATAGATGCTAAAGAACGTTTTTATGGGCAGTTAGAAGGTGTGACTGACCCTGAGCGTAAACGCAAAATTATCGGTGGCGCGTTTATTGAGGTATTTGATGAAGCAGCGCATGAAGTACAGAAGGAATTACCAGTAGGTGTGGAGGTGAAATGGTTGGGGCAGGGGACGATATACCCAGATGTTATAGAGTCAGTATCTGTAAAAGGACCATCGGCAACTATAAAATCTCATCACAATGTTGGTGGACTACCAGACTTTATGAAATTAAAGGTAGTCGAACCGTTAAATACGCTATTTAAGGATGAAGTGCGTAGAGTAGGTGGCGCTTTGGGGATAGATCCATTGATCTTAGGACGCCATCCATTCCCTGGCCCAGGATTAGGTATCAGGATTTTAGGGGATATTACCGCTGAAAAAGTAAATATATTACAGCAAGCTGATGATATATATATACGTAATCTGAGAGAGTCCGGTTGGTATAATAAAGTATGGCAGGCAGGAGCAGTATTTTTACCTGTACAATCTGTTGGGGTCATGGGAGATGAACGGACGTATGAGTACGTGATCGCTTTACGTGCGGTAGGATCTCTAGACGGAATGACAGCAGATTGGATCCATTTACCATATGAGTTATTGGCTAAAATATCAAATGAAATTATTAATCATGTTAAAGGGATAAACCGAGTCGTTTATGATATTAGTTCGAAACCGCCGGCTACCATTGAGTGGGAGTAA
- a CDS encoding ABC transporter substrate-binding protein, with protein MILVRNRRLPLSGSNLIFAILFAGLIWGACSPKVLRPGGGKDVKKPSKEKEEERRDIEEEVEATETLNFNNIALLLPFQLDKVIDSMPNRKDVERSSLALDFYQGFKLGLDRLTSGGDNFKLNVLDTRDNAGEAQRLAVGQDVKDAQLVVGPVFPTEINAFSKAANLKGKLQISPLAASDPSQYNIGNLVTVTPPIEVHAQAIAKYIAAEYSVGEQIIIVDNDDEDSKKFLLPLKNTLNKLNISFKEVKEIEDFELSLAVSTANIVINASTNQFFVAPLVAELYTQKTENAYDISLVGHPNWVRLDLDPNYLSTLNTCISSSYYVNDNDAEVKSFKKLYGDLFKVIPTDFAYKGYDAGLFFGRLLAEHPEDYADHLIKEAHDGVSMGFDFNYTPNAGYVNHHIRLLRFDGERYRPL; from the coding sequence ATGATATTAGTTCGAAACCGCCGGCTACCATTGAGTGGGAGTAATTTAATATTCGCAATATTATTTGCGGGTTTAATATGGGGGGCATGTTCCCCTAAAGTGCTACGCCCAGGTGGAGGTAAAGATGTAAAAAAACCTTCCAAAGAGAAGGAGGAAGAGAGAAGGGATATAGAAGAAGAGGTCGAAGCTACAGAAACGTTGAATTTTAATAATATCGCACTTCTTTTGCCCTTTCAGCTAGATAAAGTGATAGACTCGATGCCTAATCGAAAAGATGTAGAACGATCGAGCCTAGCGCTTGATTTCTATCAGGGATTTAAGTTAGGATTAGACCGCCTAACCTCAGGAGGAGACAACTTTAAACTAAATGTGTTGGATACCAGAGATAATGCCGGCGAAGCACAGCGTTTAGCGGTAGGGCAGGATGTTAAAGATGCACAACTCGTAGTGGGACCGGTTTTTCCAACAGAAATAAATGCTTTTAGCAAAGCTGCCAATCTAAAAGGAAAATTACAGATATCACCTTTAGCGGCTAGTGATCCCTCTCAATATAATATAGGTAATCTAGTTACTGTTACTCCACCCATCGAGGTACATGCCCAAGCAATAGCTAAATATATAGCAGCAGAATACAGTGTAGGAGAGCAAATTATTATTGTGGATAACGATGATGAAGATAGCAAGAAATTTCTTTTACCTTTGAAGAATACCTTAAATAAATTAAACATTTCTTTTAAAGAGGTAAAGGAAATAGAAGATTTCGAATTGAGTCTAGCAGTCTCAACAGCTAATATAGTGATTAATGCTTCGACTAATCAGTTTTTTGTAGCACCACTTGTTGCAGAATTATATACCCAGAAAACAGAAAATGCTTACGATATTTCTTTGGTAGGGCACCCAAATTGGGTTCGTTTAGATTTAGATCCAAATTATTTGTCTACACTGAATACCTGCATTAGTTCGTCTTATTATGTAAATGATAATGACGCAGAGGTTAAGAGCTTTAAAAAGCTTTATGGTGATTTATTCAAGGTTATTCCTACAGATTTCGCTTACAAAGGCTATGACGCCGGATTGTTTTTTGGCCGCTTACTTGCGGAACATCCAGAGGATTACGCGGATCATCTAATAAAAGAAGCCCATGACGGGGTATCTATGGGTTTTGATTTCAATTATACCCCGAATGCAGGATATGTTAATCATCACATTCGATTATTAAGGTTTGACGGTGAACGCTACAGACCATTGTAA
- a CDS encoding RsmB/NOP family class I SAM-dependent RNA methyltransferase, producing the protein MNPKRIQQQLRTFQRMLDAYDGKQPLARFLTLFFKENKQMGANDRRTISHWAYSYYRLGNALYDSLRIERLMVAVYLCNNGSDVVAYLDPTLYQTIQYSFDKKIALLRDKYKFNEEDIYPLLSECSVTIDRSEFLKSLFRQPDLFIRIHRKERDTVSAVLDRNQITYHEVDSYCLALPNGTRLDKISDLFGKYQIQDLSSQRTAVYFNAKYGEKWWDACAASGGKSLLLLDTCPTIELLVSDVRPSILRNLDERFEQANIRQYRRKIVDLTKGTANILGNEMFDGIILDAPCSGSGTWGRTPEMMKHFEMTRLEYFVSLQRSIILNVIRHLKLNAPLIYITCSVYRRENEDQVAFLEQQGLQLEQMEVLKGYENRADTMFVARLIKNK; encoded by the coding sequence ATGAATCCAAAACGTATACAACAACAGTTGCGAACTTTTCAAAGGATGTTGGACGCCTATGATGGCAAACAGCCTTTAGCGAGGTTCCTCACACTTTTTTTTAAAGAAAATAAACAGATGGGGGCCAATGATAGACGCACGATATCCCATTGGGCCTATAGTTATTACCGCTTAGGCAACGCCTTGTATGATTCTTTGCGGATCGAGCGTTTGATGGTAGCAGTTTATCTATGCAATAATGGTAGCGATGTTGTTGCGTATCTAGATCCCACGTTATATCAAACCATTCAGTACTCCTTTGATAAAAAGATTGCATTGTTAAGGGACAAATACAAATTCAATGAAGAGGATATCTATCCTTTATTGAGTGAATGCTCGGTAACTATAGATCGATCTGAATTCCTAAAGAGCTTATTTCGGCAGCCAGACTTATTTATACGAATTCATAGAAAAGAAAGGGACACGGTATCAGCTGTCTTAGATAGAAACCAAATAACCTATCATGAAGTAGATAGTTATTGTTTAGCCTTACCCAATGGAACCAGATTGGATAAGATAAGTGATTTGTTCGGTAAATACCAAATTCAAGATTTATCATCACAGCGCACGGCGGTTTATTTCAATGCCAAATATGGGGAAAAGTGGTGGGATGCTTGTGCTGCATCTGGAGGAAAATCTTTATTGTTACTGGATACCTGTCCTACAATAGAACTGTTGGTTAGTGATGTAAGACCAAGTATTTTGCGAAATTTAGATGAGCGTTTTGAACAAGCCAATATTCGACAATACAGACGCAAAATAGTAGATTTAACTAAAGGTACTGCGAACATTTTAGGGAACGAAATGTTTGATGGGATTATATTGGATGCGCCATGTTCGGGATCGGGTACCTGGGGGAGGACACCTGAAATGATGAAGCATTTTGAGATGACACGTTTGGAATACTTTGTATCATTACAGCGTTCAATTATTTTAAACGTTATAAGACATTTAAAGCTTAATGCACCATTAATATATATAACTTGTTCCGTTTACCGCCGGGAAAACGAAGATCAAGTGGCTTTTCTAGAACAGCAAGGGTTACAGCTCGAACAGATGGAGGTCTTAAAAGGGTACGAGAACCGGGCTGACACGATGTTTGTCGCCCGGTTGATAAAAAACAAATAA
- a CDS encoding DUF983 domain-containing protein produces MKPSTTNTQVIPLFPALMRGKCARCRIGNMFKGPLSNVMYHKCNNCGLTFERNPGYFYTAMYVTYVFNVAEIVALGVAIFILSGGSNNPWLYVGITIPGILLLAPLNYRYSRVIQMYWLDPTLKYDASLSRRKTPADKDDS; encoded by the coding sequence ATGAAACCATCCACAACCAATACTCAAGTAATTCCGCTATTTCCTGCCCTTATGCGGGGCAAATGTGCTCGTTGCAGAATAGGTAACATGTTCAAAGGTCCGCTATCTAATGTTATGTATCACAAATGCAACAATTGCGGATTAACTTTTGAGCGCAATCCGGGTTATTTTTATACGGCTATGTATGTGACTTATGTATTTAACGTTGCAGAAATCGTCGCTTTAGGCGTCGCTATCTTTATACTTTCGGGAGGCTCCAATAATCCATGGTTATATGTAGGTATTACTATACCTGGAATACTTCTACTCGCCCCTCTTAACTATAGATATTCGAGGGTTATTCAGATGTACTGGTTAGACCCAACATTGAAATACGATGCTAGCCTATCTCGCAGGAAAACTCCAGCAGACAAAGACGATAGTTAA
- a CDS encoding aconitate hydratase produces MAFDIEMIKAVYSRYESRIAAARKIVGKPLTLTEKILYAHLWDGEAREAYNRGKSYVDFAPDRVAMQDATAQMALLQFMQAGRPQVAVPSTVHCDHLIQAKIGAEADLAVATDQNKEVYDFLASVSNKYGIGFWKPGAGIIHQVVLENYAFPGGMMIGTDSHTPNAGGLGMVAIGVGGADACDVMAGLPWELKFPKLIGVKLTGKLNGWTAAKDVILKVAGILTVKGGTGAIVEYFGEGARSLSATGKGTICNMGAEIGATTSIFGYDEKSEAYLRGTDRSDVADLANTIKEHLTGDDEVYTNPEDYFDQVIEINLSELEPHINGPFTPDLAWPISKFAAAVKENGWPEKLEVGLIGSCTNSSYEDISRAASLAEQAVAKNLVAKAEYTVTPGSEQVRYTVERDGFLDTFDKIGGVVLANACGPCIGQWARHGAEKKEKNSIITSFNRNFAKRADGNPNTHSFVASPEIVTAMAISGSLLFNPLTDTLTNELGEQVTLEEPQGLELPVKGFAVEDAGYQSPAEDGSTVEVIVSPTSDRLQLLEAFKAWEGRDLTGLKLLIKAKGKCTTDHISMAGPWLKYRGHLDNISNNMLIGAINFVNDTADSVKNQLTGEYGTVPATQRAYKAAGIDTLVVGDENYGEGSSREHAAMEPRHLGVRVILVKSFARIHETNLKKQGMLALTFDNPADYDLVQEDDTIDILGLTSFAPDKQLTVVLHHADGSKDQFQVNHTYNAQQIEWFKAGGALNIIRKNQVQNI; encoded by the coding sequence ATGGCGTTTGACATAGAAATGATCAAAGCGGTTTACAGTCGTTACGAAAGTCGCATAGCTGCGGCCAGAAAAATTGTTGGCAAACCACTTACTTTAACTGAAAAAATCTTATACGCTCACCTGTGGGACGGTGAAGCCCGTGAAGCTTATAACCGAGGTAAATCCTACGTTGACTTTGCGCCAGATCGTGTTGCAATGCAAGATGCAACGGCCCAAATGGCCTTACTACAATTTATGCAAGCTGGCCGTCCGCAGGTAGCTGTGCCATCAACAGTACATTGTGACCACCTTATTCAGGCTAAAATTGGTGCCGAAGCCGATTTAGCGGTAGCAACCGATCAAAATAAAGAGGTTTACGACTTTCTAGCGTCAGTGTCTAATAAATATGGTATTGGATTCTGGAAACCGGGAGCAGGTATTATTCATCAAGTTGTACTCGAGAATTATGCTTTCCCTGGCGGGATGATGATTGGAACGGACTCCCACACTCCAAATGCAGGGGGGCTAGGCATGGTTGCTATTGGGGTCGGTGGCGCTGATGCATGTGATGTGATGGCTGGACTTCCTTGGGAGCTCAAGTTCCCTAAATTAATAGGTGTTAAATTAACAGGCAAGCTTAATGGTTGGACAGCCGCTAAAGATGTAATATTAAAAGTTGCGGGTATTTTAACTGTTAAAGGAGGTACAGGAGCTATTGTTGAATACTTTGGAGAAGGAGCTCGTTCGCTTTCGGCAACCGGAAAGGGTACGATATGTAATATGGGGGCCGAAATTGGCGCAACAACATCTATTTTTGGTTATGATGAAAAATCAGAAGCTTATCTACGAGGAACTGATCGTTCGGATGTAGCGGATTTAGCAAATACGATCAAAGAGCACCTTACTGGCGATGATGAAGTTTATACCAACCCTGAAGACTATTTTGATCAAGTGATTGAAATCAATCTATCGGAGCTTGAGCCGCATATCAATGGTCCTTTTACACCCGACTTAGCTTGGCCGATATCAAAGTTTGCAGCTGCCGTTAAAGAAAATGGTTGGCCAGAAAAATTGGAAGTGGGCTTAATTGGTTCTTGTACAAACTCTTCTTATGAAGACATTAGCCGCGCAGCTTCTCTAGCTGAACAGGCAGTAGCAAAAAATCTGGTCGCCAAAGCAGAGTACACTGTAACCCCAGGCTCTGAACAAGTACGTTACACAGTAGAACGAGACGGTTTTCTAGACACCTTTGACAAAATAGGCGGAGTGGTACTTGCAAACGCATGCGGGCCGTGTATAGGCCAATGGGCACGTCATGGAGCTGAAAAGAAAGAAAAAAATTCAATTATCACATCGTTTAATCGCAACTTTGCAAAGCGTGCTGATGGCAATCCCAACACACACTCTTTTGTTGCCTCTCCAGAAATTGTAACCGCAATGGCGATTTCAGGTTCTCTTTTGTTTAACCCGTTAACAGACACCCTTACTAACGAGCTTGGGGAGCAAGTTACGTTAGAAGAACCACAAGGACTGGAACTACCCGTTAAAGGTTTTGCCGTAGAAGACGCAGGTTACCAGTCTCCAGCAGAAGACGGAAGTACAGTAGAAGTTATTGTTAGCCCAACGTCTGACCGTTTACAATTGCTAGAAGCATTTAAAGCATGGGAAGGCAGAGACCTAACTGGCCTAAAACTACTTATCAAGGCAAAAGGTAAATGTACTACGGACCATATTTCAATGGCTGGTCCATGGTTGAAGTACCGAGGCCACTTGGACAACATTTCAAACAATATGTTAATAGGCGCCATTAACTTTGTAAATGACACTGCTGATAGCGTAAAGAACCAGTTAACTGGCGAATATGGAACTGTTCCTGCGACACAACGCGCTTATAAAGCTGCAGGAATAGATACGCTTGTTGTAGGTGATGAAAACTATGGGGAAGGCTCTTCCAGAGAACATGCAGCCATGGAACCTCGCCATTTAGGCGTGCGTGTTATATTGGTAAAATCTTTTGCACGTATCCACGAAACAAATCTTAAAAAGCAAGGTATGCTTGCTTTAACATTTGATAATCCGGCAGACTACGATTTAGTTCAGGAAGATGACACTATTGATATTCTTGGCTTAACTTCATTCGCGCCGGATAAACAATTAACTGTCGTCCTTCATCACGCTGATGGTTCGAAAGATCAATTTCAGGTAAATCATACTTATAATGCACAGCAAATAGAATGGTTTAAAGCTGGCGGAGCATTAAATATTATCCGCAAAAATCAAGTACAGAATATTTAA